Genomic DNA from Geitlerinema sp. PCC 9228:
ACCACGAAGCCCTCACTGAAGGGAACCAGACTTGAAAAACCGTAGTTTCCCGATTTTCGGAAAGTCGATTTGATTCCCTTCGATAACATTTTCCTTCACTTTGGGAAAAACAAAGGAGCGAAATCGTCTTTTTTTCTTAAAACAAGGAAAACCAAATCCCCGTCGATACATGTCCACCCATGCAGTCTCCAAACATTTGAGTGCTTGTGCTGAGCTACGCCGAATTTGCTGCCAGACTTGTGTTGGGGGATTTTTAATTGGGGATGGTCTTTCTGGGCTGGTGTTAATGCCTGGCACTGACTGGCAGAGGTATGGCGAGGGGTATTGGC
This window encodes:
- a CDS encoding helix-turn-helix domain-containing protein, which gives rise to NLFLFIMLTLSYEFKLKPTSRQAQTMELWWEICRQVGNDGLRERQDGVQSRKSPVNACRLGGEYVIPANTPRHTSASQCQALTPAQKDHPQLKIPQHKSGSKFGVAQHKHSNVWRLHGWTCIDGDLVFLVLRKKDDFAPLFFPK